A single region of the Psychrobacter alimentarius genome encodes:
- a CDS encoding McrB family protein — protein sequence MPDMFPHKPINIIYTGVAGTGKTYRLLQIAKEYTDYLPKTNYEDLLVQLLQELSWREVVCLIFLEFQSRKQDLVKVPELVNHEFYIAKASLNARDNHLRNTAWAVLQTHSPTDSKTVVSKNRASQAYFDKDHSGAWYLLPDSLTLLEDLSQQLAEFQQAQRDCHKSQDHHFSQQRFSMVSFHQAYGYEEFVEGIRPVMTTSHSHKDSHIQANNMPAQMSYAIQEGAFLKLCQRAANDPEQRYAVLIDEINRANVSRVFGELLSLIEPDKRAGMQNAMTVNLAYSGRPFSLPANVDIYATMNTQDHSLAPLDMALRRRFRFVDCPPQPELLPIISLSTEAQTDDAVETIDLSKLLMGLNTRITQVLGSEAQLGHAFLWSVSTLEQLQIALCEQVIPQLAQAAGGQVVVLQYIFKDEPQPLSAQFIQDHQALIDHGASHHMDSQNNNAAQHPMFSGHNAFLTQSMTTGNYRINTDLITKTGEFAKPFVYQRLYD from the coding sequence ATGCCTGATATGTTTCCTCATAAGCCCATCAATATCATTTATACAGGCGTCGCTGGTACGGGTAAAACCTACCGACTGCTACAAATCGCTAAAGAATATACCGATTATCTGCCTAAAACCAATTATGAGGATTTGCTGGTACAACTCTTACAAGAATTGAGCTGGCGCGAAGTAGTATGTTTGATATTTTTGGAGTTTCAATCCAGAAAGCAAGACTTGGTAAAAGTGCCTGAACTTGTCAATCATGAGTTTTATATTGCAAAAGCCTCACTAAATGCCCGTGACAATCACTTGAGAAACACGGCATGGGCGGTACTACAAACACACAGTCCTACTGACTCAAAAACAGTCGTTTCTAAAAATCGAGCCAGCCAAGCTTACTTTGATAAAGATCATAGCGGCGCGTGGTATTTGTTGCCCGACAGCCTCACACTATTAGAGGATTTATCACAGCAGTTAGCCGAATTTCAGCAGGCGCAGCGTGACTGTCATAAAAGTCAAGATCATCACTTTAGTCAGCAGCGGTTTAGTATGGTTAGCTTTCATCAAGCCTATGGTTATGAAGAGTTCGTGGAAGGGATTCGCCCCGTTATGACAACCTCTCATTCCCATAAAGACAGTCATATACAGGCCAATAATATGCCTGCCCAAATGAGTTATGCTATCCAAGAAGGTGCATTTTTAAAGCTCTGTCAGCGCGCGGCTAACGACCCTGAGCAGCGTTATGCGGTGCTGATTGATGAGATCAATCGTGCCAATGTCTCACGAGTGTTTGGGGAGTTACTTAGTCTGATTGAGCCAGATAAACGGGCCGGTATGCAAAATGCGATGACGGTCAATCTTGCCTATTCTGGACGTCCCTTTAGTTTGCCTGCTAACGTCGATATTTATGCCACGATGAATACGCAAGACCATTCGTTGGCACCGCTCGATATGGCGCTGCGTCGTCGTTTTCGTTTTGTAGATTGTCCACCGCAGCCTGAATTGTTGCCTATCATCAGTCTTAGCACAGAGGCACAAACTGATGATGCTGTAGAAACCATTGATTTGTCCAAATTATTGATGGGTTTAAACACTCGTATTACGCAAGTCTTAGGGTCAGAGGCTCAGCTCGGACATGCTTTTTTATGGTCGGTGAGCACCCTTGAACAGCTACAAATAGCGCTGTGTGAACAAGTTATTCCACAATTGGCACAAGCGGCAGGTGGACAAGTGGTCGTCTTACAGTATATTTTTAAAGATGAGCCGCAGCCGCTGAGTGCGCAGTTTATTCAAGACCATCAAGCGCTGATAGACCATGGTGCAAGTCATCATATGGATAGCCAAAATAATAACGCTGCTCAGCATCCAATGTTTTCAGGACATAACGCTTTTCTGACGCAGTCGATGACTACAGGTAATTATAGAATCAATACGGATCTCATCACCAAGACAGGCGAATTTGCCAAGCCTTTTGTCTATCAGCGTTTGTATGACTAA